One window of Thermocoleostomius sinensis A174 genomic DNA carries:
- a CDS encoding DegT/DnrJ/EryC1/StrS family aminotransferase, producing the protein MNSDLATIPFVDLSFQHQSIQSQLDEAIQCVMQRGDFVLGQAVTAFEQAFAQACGAAHGVGVACGTDAIALGLQACGIGTGDEVILPANTFVATLIGVLRTGATPVLVDCDPQTALIDLAAAERAITPKTRAIVPVHLYGQLVSPAQLRDLSTTYNLLIFEDAAQAHLAEREGQRAGSIGIGAAFSFYPSKNLGAFGDGGMVVVQDEIIAQTLRSLRNYGASRKYFHTDYGTNSRLDTLQAAILQTKLPHLVGWNCDRFHIAQHYDTLLEPLSDFGIFPIENHSGSGHVYHLYVIRVTDLCPIDRQTLQSELEQHRIQTGIHYPLPCHLQPAFKQLGYAAGAFPYAETLCQEILSLPMYPGLSDRQIEQVVDTITCVVTAAQSKVLSDVVKVA; encoded by the coding sequence ATGAACAGCGATCTAGCTACTATTCCATTTGTTGACCTTTCCTTTCAGCATCAGTCCATTCAATCGCAGCTAGATGAAGCAATTCAGTGCGTCATGCAACGCGGCGATTTTGTCCTGGGGCAAGCCGTGACCGCATTCGAGCAGGCATTTGCTCAGGCCTGTGGAGCCGCGCATGGCGTAGGGGTGGCCTGCGGAACCGATGCGATCGCCTTGGGGCTGCAAGCCTGTGGCATTGGAACAGGGGATGAAGTGATTTTGCCCGCCAATACCTTTGTGGCGACGTTGATCGGCGTTCTGCGGACGGGGGCAACGCCTGTTTTAGTCGATTGTGATCCGCAAACTGCATTGATCGATTTAGCCGCCGCCGAACGAGCAATCACACCTAAAACACGGGCAATTGTACCGGTGCACCTCTACGGACAACTAGTGTCTCCAGCCCAACTGCGCGATTTGTCCACAACTTATAACTTGCTGATCTTTGAAGATGCTGCTCAAGCCCACTTGGCTGAACGAGAAGGACAACGGGCCGGGTCGATCGGCATTGGAGCCGCGTTTAGCTTCTATCCCAGCAAGAACTTGGGCGCATTTGGAGATGGGGGGATGGTAGTTGTGCAAGACGAAATCATTGCCCAAACCCTACGATCGCTGCGAAACTATGGCGCATCCCGCAAATACTTTCATACCGACTACGGCACGAATAGTCGCCTGGATACCTTGCAAGCCGCTATCTTGCAAACGAAGTTGCCTCATTTAGTAGGTTGGAATTGCGATCGCTTTCACATTGCCCAACATTACGACACGTTATTAGAACCCCTCAGCGACTTTGGCATTTTCCCGATCGAGAATCACAGTGGCAGTGGACACGTGTACCATCTCTACGTCATTCGCGTGACAGATTTGTGCCCGATCGATCGCCAAACGTTGCAAAGTGAACTAGAGCAACACCGCATTCAAACTGGCATTCACTACCCGCTGCCCTGCCATCTGCAACCCGCCTTCAAACAGCTTGGCTATGCCGCCGGAGCCTTTCCCTACGCAGAAACCCTCTGTCAAGAAATCTTGTCTCTACCGATGTACCCCGGACTGAGCGATCGGCAAATCGAACAAGTGGTAGACACAATTACCTGCGTTGTTACTGCGGCGCAGTCTAAGGTGCTGTCTGATGTAGTGAAGGTGGCGTGA
- a CDS encoding Dethiobiotin synthetase, whose product MNYETARSFLMQQGNPEETDTEALLIRLRQGYPPLPTQLSTLLQALDVVFEALQGTEILERQLVYALYVLAIETQQQFQRGQARGVQWPAGLEEELFSLAEAVKKIFAGNGS is encoded by the coding sequence ATGAACTACGAGACTGCCCGCAGTTTTTTGATGCAACAAGGCAATCCTGAAGAAACCGATACTGAAGCACTGTTGATTCGGCTACGTCAAGGATACCCACCCCTGCCCACTCAACTGTCAACGTTGTTACAAGCATTAGATGTGGTCTTTGAAGCACTGCAAGGAACCGAGATTTTGGAACGTCAACTGGTTTATGCGCTGTATGTATTGGCGATCGAAACTCAGCAGCAGTTTCAGCGTGGACAAGCTCGCGGAGTGCAATGGCCAGCCGGGTTAGAGGAAGAGTTGTTCAGCCTTGCCGAGGCTGTGAAGAAAATCTTTGCGGGCAATGGCAGTTAA